One segment of Brassica napus cultivar Da-Ae chromosome C3, Da-Ae, whole genome shotgun sequence DNA contains the following:
- the LOC111204709 gene encoding MATH domain and coiled-coil domain-containing protein At3g58370-like isoform X2, producing MGEQVEKIFTWVLKNFSDLQDEPSYSRPFAFAGCNWRCDTKVLEGQRWFDASSCVWGFKEFMPLSTIRYRDNKFLVGDKIVIVAELHLFPLVVVPVKIIEPLSCNEGSQVAAGKSQNAASQEKVVDFDVSQGIPCLHESKEGVDDDDGASEEGSEDDGASQEGSDDDAVSEEGQNDDDNDASSLVSEDGSREKGSLKEGSLTVGNCGRKCNNVASETEVSNVDYYDDAPIEDPGDDDVIENDQGDDSASSLASGVSDRDVGSLNKFEHASQRADDGDMKCNKVVSVTEASNDFPEEVQPVEETKDVNGFQVFSSHVESVSHIFRRHPDIALGFRPKNQEIRKAYMNELLSLIKMLC from the exons ATGGGTGAGCAAGTTGAGAAGATATTCACATGGGTTTTGAAAAACTTCTCCGATTTGCAAGACGAGCCTAGCTACTCTCGCCCTTTCGCCTTCGCCGGTTGCAATTGGAGATGTGATACCAAAGTATTAG AAGGGCAACGGTGGTTCGATGCAAGTAGTTGCGTTTGGGGGTTTAAAGAGTTCATGCCCCTTTCAACAATTCGTTACAGAGATAATAAATTTCTGGTTGGTGACAAAATTGTTATTGTCGCTGAACTACACCTTTTTCCACTTGTTGTGGTACCAGTGAAGATTATTGAACCTCTGAGCTGCAATGAAGGAAGCCAAGTTGCTGCTGGAAAATCTCAGAATGCTGCatctcaagagaaagtagtagACTTTGATGTCTCTCAGGGCATTCCCTGTCTCCATGAATCTAAAGAGGgtgtggatgatgatgatggcgcATCTGAAGAGGGCTCAGAAGATGATGGTGCTTCTCAAGAGGGCTCAGATGATGATGCTGTATCTGAAGAGGGtcaaaatgatgatgataatgatgctTCCTCTCTTGTTTCTGAAGATGGAAGTAGGGAAAAAGGTTCCTTGAAGGAGGGATCTCTTACAGTTGGAAACTGTGGTAGGAAGTGTAACAATGTGGCATCTGAGACTGAGGTTTCCAATGTGGATTATTATGATGATGCGCCTATAGAGGATCCAGGGGATGATGATGTAATTGAAAATGATCAGGGTGATGATAGTGCCTCATCTCTTGCTTCGGGTGTCAGTGACAGAGATGTAGGCTCTCTAAACAAATTTGAGCACGCCTCTCAGAGGGCAGATGATGGTGATATGAAATGTAACAAGGTAGTATCTGTTACTGAGGCTTCCAATGATTTTCCGGAGGAGGTTCAACCAGTAGAGGAAACCAAAGATGTTAATGGTTTTCAGGTTTTTTCTTCCCAT GTAGAATCAGTGAGCCATATATTCAGAAGACATCCGGACATAGCATTAGGCTTCCGTCCGAAGAACCAAGAGATCAGAAAAGCTTACATGAATGAACTTCTTAGCCTCATTAAGATGCTGTGCTAG
- the LOC111204709 gene encoding MATH domain and coiled-coil domain-containing protein At3g58370-like isoform X1 — MGEQVEKIFTWVLKNFSDLQDEPSYSRPFAFAGCNWRCDTKVLEGQRWFDASSCVWGFKEFMPLSTIRYRDNKFLVGDKIVIVAELHLFPLVVVPVKIIEPLSCNEGSQVAAGKSQNAASQEKVVDFDVSQGIPCLHESKEGVDDDDGASEEGSEDDGASQEGSDDDAVSEEGQNDDDNDASSLVSEDGSREKGSLKEGSLTVGNCGRKCNNVASETEVSNVDYYDDAPIEDPGDDDVIENDQGDDSASSLASGVSDRDVGSLNKFEHASQRADDGDMKCNKVVSVTEASNDFPEEVQPVEETKDVNGFQVFSSHVRMVESVSHIFRRHPDIALGFRPKNQEIRKAYMNELLSLIKMLC, encoded by the exons ATGGGTGAGCAAGTTGAGAAGATATTCACATGGGTTTTGAAAAACTTCTCCGATTTGCAAGACGAGCCTAGCTACTCTCGCCCTTTCGCCTTCGCCGGTTGCAATTGGAGATGTGATACCAAAGTATTAG AAGGGCAACGGTGGTTCGATGCAAGTAGTTGCGTTTGGGGGTTTAAAGAGTTCATGCCCCTTTCAACAATTCGTTACAGAGATAATAAATTTCTGGTTGGTGACAAAATTGTTATTGTCGCTGAACTACACCTTTTTCCACTTGTTGTGGTACCAGTGAAGATTATTGAACCTCTGAGCTGCAATGAAGGAAGCCAAGTTGCTGCTGGAAAATCTCAGAATGCTGCatctcaagagaaagtagtagACTTTGATGTCTCTCAGGGCATTCCCTGTCTCCATGAATCTAAAGAGGgtgtggatgatgatgatggcgcATCTGAAGAGGGCTCAGAAGATGATGGTGCTTCTCAAGAGGGCTCAGATGATGATGCTGTATCTGAAGAGGGtcaaaatgatgatgataatgatgctTCCTCTCTTGTTTCTGAAGATGGAAGTAGGGAAAAAGGTTCCTTGAAGGAGGGATCTCTTACAGTTGGAAACTGTGGTAGGAAGTGTAACAATGTGGCATCTGAGACTGAGGTTTCCAATGTGGATTATTATGATGATGCGCCTATAGAGGATCCAGGGGATGATGATGTAATTGAAAATGATCAGGGTGATGATAGTGCCTCATCTCTTGCTTCGGGTGTCAGTGACAGAGATGTAGGCTCTCTAAACAAATTTGAGCACGCCTCTCAGAGGGCAGATGATGGTGATATGAAATGTAACAAGGTAGTATCTGTTACTGAGGCTTCCAATGATTTTCCGGAGGAGGTTCAACCAGTAGAGGAAACCAAAGATGTTAATGGTTTTCAGGTTTTTTCTTCCCATGTAAGAATG GTAGAATCAGTGAGCCATATATTCAGAAGACATCCGGACATAGCATTAGGCTTCCGTCCGAAGAACCAAGAGATCAGAAAAGCTTACATGAATGAACTTCTTAGCCTCATTAAGATGCTGTGCTAG
- the LOC111197701 gene encoding AP2-like ethylene-responsive transcription factor ANT — translation MKMKSFCDNDDNNHSNTTNLLGFSLSSNMLKMGGSEGEALYSSSSSSIATSSVPPQLVVGDNSSNYGVCYGSNSAAGDIYSQMSVMPLRSDGSLCLMEALNRSSYSNHHHHTQVSSPKIEDFFGTHHSNTNHKETMDLSLDSLFYNTTHEPDNNTNFQEFFSFPQTRNHHEEESRNYESVPGLTHGRGPFNVRVYGEFQQSLSLSMSPGSQSSCITGPHHQGHNQTQNHHQISEALVETNVGFETKQMAAAKKKKRGQEEVVVVGQKQTVHRKSIDTFGQRTSQYRGVTRHRWTGRYEAHLWDNSFKKEGHSRKGRQVYLGGYDMEEKAARAYDLAALKYWGPSTHTNFSVEIYQKEIEDMKNMTRQEHVAHLRRKSSGFSRGASIYRGVTRHHQHGRWQARIGRVAGNKDLYLGTFGTQEEAGEAYDVAAIKFRGTNAVTNFDITRYDVDRIMSSNTLLSGELARRNSNSIVVRNNNDEETALNAVVDGGSNKEVSGPERVLSFPGIFSLPQVGPKMFGANVVGNTSSWTTNPNAELKAVSLTLPQMPVFAAWADS, via the exons ATGAAAATGAAGTCTTTTTGTGATAATGATGATAATAATCATAGCAACACGACTAACTTGTTAGGGTTCTCGCTGTCTTCAAATATGTTGAAAATGGGAGGAAGTGAAGGAGAAGCTCTATACTCATCTTCGTCTTCATCAATTGCAACTTCTTCTGTTCCACCACAACTTGTTGTTGGTGACAACAGTAGCAACTATGGAGTTTGCTATGGATCTAACTCGGCAGCTGGGGATATCTATTCTCAAATGTCCGTGATGCCACTCAGATCTGATGGTTCTCTTTGCTTAATGGAAGCTCTCAACAGATCTTCTTACTCAAATCACCATCACCATACACAAG TTTCATCTCCGAAGATAGAAGATTTCTTTGGGACCCATCACAGCAACACAAATCACAAAGAAACCATGGATCTTAGCTTAGATAGTTTATTCTACAATACCACTCATGAGCCAGACAACAACACAAACTTTCAAGAGTTCTTTAGTTTCCCTCAAACCAGAAACCACCACGAGGAAGAATCAAGAAATTACGAGAGTGTCCCTGGTCTGACACATGGAAGAGGCCCTTTTAATGTAAGGGTATATGGGGAATTTCAACAGTCACTGAGCTTATCCATGAGCCCTGGGTCACAATCTAGCTGCATCACTGGCCCTCACCACCAAGGCCACAACCAAACTCAAAACCACCATCAGATCTCTGAAGCTTTGGTTGAGACAAATGTTGGGTTTGAGACAAAACAAATGGCTGctgccaagaagaagaagagaggacaAGAGGAAGTTGTGGTTGTTGGACAGAAGCAGACTGTTCATAGAAAATCCATTGATACTTTTGGACAACGAACTTCTCAATACAGAGGCGTTACAag ACATCGATGGACCGGTAGATATGAAGCTCATCTATGGGACAATAGTTTCAAGAAGGAAGGTCATAGCAGAAAAGGAAGACAAG TTTATCTGG GAGGTTATGATATGGAGGAGAAAGCTGCCCGAGCATATGATCTTGCTGCACTCAAGTACTGGGGTCCCTCTACTCACACTAATTTCTCT GTGGAGATATATCAGAAAGAGATTGAGGACATGAAGAACATGACTCGTCAAGAACATGTTGCTCATTTAAGAAGGAAAAGCAGTGGTTTCTCTAGGGGTGCTTCCATCTATAGAGGAGTTACAAG ACATCACCAACATGGAAGGTGGCAAGCTCGGATCGGTAGAGTCGCTGGAAACAAAGATCTCTACCTCGGAACTTTTG GAACTCAAGAAGAAGCGGGGGAAGCGTATGATGTAGCAGCTATCAAGTTCCGTGGCACAAACGCTGTGACTAACTTTGACATTACAAGGTACGATGTGGATCGAATAATGTCTAGTAACACACTCTTGTCTGGAGAGTTGGCTCGAAGGAATAGCAACAGCATTGTGGTCCGCAACAATAACGACGAGGAAACCGCTTTAAACGCCGTCGTGGACGGTGGTTCGAATAAAGAAGTGAGTGGTCCGGAGAGGGTTTTGAGTTTTCCTGGGATTTTCTCGTTGCCTCAAGTTGGTCCGAAGATGTTCGGAGCAAATGTGGTCGGAAACACGAGTTCTTGGACTACAAACCCTAATGCTGAGCTCAAGGCCGTTTCTCTTACATTGCCTCAGATGCCGGTTTTCGCTGCTTGGGCTGATTCTTGA